The window TAACAACTGAAAGTGTGAGTGTATAAATACAATTATCACCCTAATTTAAGGGTGGTTTTTGCAATTTGCccaaaaaatttaataataagaTGCAACCAACCTACCTACCTCCCTCCTAGCAGAAGAATAAATGAGAAAGgatttttaggattttttttcaatgaaaatAACCCTAAATGAGAAAGGAAATTTTACATTAAAGTTATTGTgcataagaaaaataatcatTGGACTTCTTGAGCATACCTCCATTTCAGCAGCAGAACTAAAACCATCAAAATTCAAAGGAATTTCTGAATTGCTCACAGTTGCAGTCGTTTCGTCATGGTCACTCAACTTAGACACTGGAGGGCCATTTGGTTCAGGAAGCGTAGACAAATCTTCAATAATTTCACAACTATTTGGATTTGAGATATCTTGATGATTAGCTGATACATTTTCGTTTGCAATTTCATCCTGTTTTACAATCTCATCTTCTTGATGGGGAGAAACAGCAACAGCCTCTGAACATGGTAAAACTGCACTCTGAGTAGTCTGATCATTCGTTTCAACCACATCAACCTGTTCAGATTGAATTGTTTTTTCACTAGAACTTCCAACTAATTCCATGGTTTCCAGCGCTGCCATGTCCTTTTCTTCCTCAGATCCACTTTCACATGAGGATCCCCCAGAACCATCCCCGGCTTTACCATAGTTCACAGAGTCTGAACTCCCTTCAGCGTCCTTATTTAAATCAGATCGACCATCGTTCAAGATGACTGATTTCTCACTTTCCTCTTCATTTTCAGCTTCGTCCTCATCTGAATCATCACTGTCACTTTCACCCACTTTTCTCTTGCCCATCCTAGCAGACAAATAACCATTTGCACAAGGCTAATAAGAAAATGCTCAGTTATAGGAAATCATTACATTTAAAAATCTCCAGATTATAAATAATTCTCCCACCAGTTAGAAATCAAAGAGGAGAAAATATAATCATTAAATGGGCGTTTGTGCTTACAGAAATAATATgaatgaaataaaattaaatccAAAAAACTGTTGAGGGTTGAAAAAACATCCCTGCAAAATCTTGAGTTCCTTTCACACCCAAGAAACCAAAACAAGATTATGATGAATTGAAATGAATGACCCACAAAGACTAAGGCAAGAATACTGAATATATCATTTGGCAAGGCCACAGACCAGCCAAAAGTTCCAAACACTTTTAACCAAAGTTGAGATACATATGAACAATGGGAAAAGGGATGACCAGGGTGTTCattgttagaaaaaaaaaaaaacacaacatGAAGGAGAGAGTAAAATGAGGCATTCTCCTTCGTAATTGGTCGACGGTAATTTTTTGTATTAGTGTTCCTTGTTAGGGAAAATTCTTCCAATTCTTTCATCACAAATATCCCAGCAGTAGGCTCTAATAAAAACTAGGAAGGCAGCTACAACTGAAGGAAAAGTGATGGGCTGGATAGGGACATTTCAAAAAAGTTTTTGAGGTGGCAATTTCAACAACGAACTATATAAACAAAACACTCACTATAGAATAATCTTAAGAGATTGATCATTTGAACAAGCCACTCCAATAGAAAACAGCAAGAAAAATGAGGAAATCTAAAAGGGAAAGAGAACTTCAAAAGGAAGTAGAAAATCAATCCAAACGCTCTTAGTTTCTATGGTACTAAAATAAACAAACGATTGATAAAGCTCCACCAAATTTCAGCCTGATTAGTGATTAAGTATGCCCCTATTCACTCTTTATGATAAGAAATAAAAGCTTGAAGGCAGTTTGCGAGCtaataaaacataatacaacACATCAAAGAAGAAGGGTAAGCAAGAAACTAACCAGATCTTCAACTTTTTGGCATCTGCACCATTGGCCATCAAACCAGCCTTTCTTTTTCCCTTCATCACCGCATCTCTCACGGATTCCTCAACCTCAGCCACACAACGAGCAGATTCCTCCCTGTACTTCTCAACATACTTTTGAGCTGCAGAATCCCCAACCCCTTTCTTCCCCACCTTCGCTTTCTTCTTCAGAAACTCCTCAGCCATTTTCTCCAACCTCCTCTCCTCCTCCTCCGCCTTCCATTCCTCCAATCGCTTCTCAGCATTCACATGCCTCAACCTTCTCCCACTCATATCCCTACAAGCATCGAAATTATTTGTCTTCTTTTGTCCCGCTTTCGTCGCCGCCCCACGCAACAGCGATCCGAACCCTCCCTTGCCTCCCAGAAGCCGGAGAAGAAGATGCACAGTGGGAAATCTTCCTGAAGGGTCACCGGAACATGAGAGAACCGAATCGTTCTCGATCTGGCGGATGCCGGAGACGAGACGCTGGTGATTTGGGGGAATTCCAGTGGTCTGGAAAAGACGGTGCTTGAGGGCATGGCCGTCTACGGAAGGGGAAGTCAATTTTAGAGCTAGGGTTTTGCCATCTAACAGCCTCACGAAGAGATTGAAAATCTCGACATTTTCGCGGGTGTCCATTATCGCAGAGCTTCGAATTTTAGATTTCTGAGATAATCGACGAGGAAGGATAACTCCGAACACCAATACCCCTTTTATGGAGAAATTCGCAAAAGTAGCCTACTTGGTTTTCGTTTTACAAAATAACACTTTTTCTCAAAATTCGTAAAATTATTTTTTCCGCGGTCTAATTTTTCTTCgaaattttcctaaaatatttaaatattagattctatcattttaaaaaaaatttcaaaatttatttattatgttttcaatattttagaaaattgtGATGTTTCACTCAGAATAATCGAGAAAAACAGTTTTTcgaattttacaaaaatatactacttttgaaaacaaaaataaaattgtacttttatcaatttttctttttacataccattttgactttttcttttctcttactatttatatgaaaaattattttaaaatttatatgattcaacttttgaaaatatttagaggTATAACAATTTGTATGATAGACCAGGATAAATCAATTTAAACTAATAGTAGTCTATCTTAATCACATCATAGATAGACAATGCTATTTTGttatcttttataaataatttggttcatttagttacatttaaaaataattttatttatatctatatctatatactATAAGGGAAAAGGTACGAGAATTTTTTAAGATTTCATCGTGGTTCCCATTTTTTGATATATTCCTACTCTACTCTTGACTAGGAATAGACATTACCTGCAAAACAAGAAGAATACAACTACCAATGTGATATTTAGCACGCCTAAGTCGTTTATGATTTTGGTTGTAGCATGagttttaaaaatgaaaataaacttATTCTTATGAAGTCATGATCCTGTGTTTATAATGAAATTCAGACTTAAGGCATTCGTATTAGGGCTCATGCGGCAAGAAATTTAGACTTAAGACGTCCATATATTAGGGCTCATGGGTCAAGATATACATTTGTAGTATGCTCCATTCATTAAAATGGAGAGGTCTAACCTCAATCTCATCATTGACCGAGGTCAAGAAAAAGAAGGTGATTAGTTTGGGATTTAAAACCCAAATTATTTCCTTCTCGAGGTCCAAATATATATCAAAGCATGCCTGATGCATCAAATAGATAAGGTCAACCTCAACCTCATTCAATAGTCTTCTTAAGGGTTTCAGATAGTTAATATGTATAACCAAGTCCTTCGGTCTTTAGACTCCTAACTACGgctcctctccttacagtcaAGCCGCTTTTGCTCGTCTTTACCCCTCCGCTAGGACTCATTAGACCATCGCGTGTGGTTTCCTAGTTCGAGTTTTACCATTTTCTTTATCAAGTAGTTTGTAAACTTTATAAAGTTGGTTATACTCTCTAGTTcaaatctacaaaaaaaacatcaaaCATTTTATTCCAATGCATCCTTTATTCTCAACATCTATAAAACATTAAACCAAACGACATTAAAATGCTACAAAGACAATTATAGCTATGAAAATTAATGAGGAGCATTGTAATGTAGGAAATCATTTATAATGCAAAAATAAGTGAGAAAAGtacacaaaattgttaaaaaagaaaacgagATTGATAGCTTACGGAAAAGAGGATGAAAAAGTGACACTAGTATAGTCTTTTGAACTGGGCGACacatttcattttcattcttaAATTTCGGTTAACACTgtcaaaatataattttgatTAGGATTTCTTGAATCACATTCATCGAAAATAAACGagtctttaatttcttttgttGTAGAAAAATTTGCGTTAGAAACTTTTTTAAGAGGGAAGAAATGATGTGATTGCAACTTCAATCTTTTGATCTAACGTTAAGACCCAAGCACGAATGAGaacaaatggaaagaaaaagaaaatgtagcCACCTCAACTCAAGGCCCACTAGATGATAACCATGAGTAGGAGGAGCCTTTTGTGCTGGAAAAAGCAAGATGTGGGCGCTCATGGACTGCATGCCAAGTTGTACCCGAGTCAAGTTGGTCATGGTGGTTTACGGGCGCAAGGTGGTCGGAAATTCCAATCCTTAACGAACAAATATTATACTCCATTTTCTTGAGATTCGATTCTTGCACTCTACTCGTTTTATCTTACACATCGATAGTATATATTCTACTTATATACGTGACGTATAGATTTATATTTATGTGTATAGTAAATATGTAACTTGATCGATGGTGAAAGAAATCAATACTTAGTGTCATCCTCTCTTTTTATCTACAAACAATGATATTGTTGATTCACTTAAATTTTCTTCGAGATGATTGGATTAGTTTGTTGTTGAACTTTTCTAACTGATGTGGCTTTTGAAAACCTTGTAATAACCGATTTACTTACCTCATTCCTATGGAGGAAGAGATTCTTGAGGTAACTttctataaattaaaaaaaaaaaaaaaaaaaaaaaaacaagtactttttaaaaattgaacattTTTAGAGTATGAGTGAAAATGAAACGAAGttaaaaggattttttttttttatatccgtGAGTGTCCAGGTTACTCGACTAATCTCACAGAAGCAAGATTCAAACCTTGGACTACTTTTGTTTTAAACACACTCTCATTCTTTCAAAAGTTGTAATGTTATCCTTAACCTTTTACAAATGTTTCAAAACTATTATTATAAATGTCGtaatcatattgttctaagtcaTCACCACACTAAATTTACACTTATAAATGTcctaaaatgtttttttatttccaacttttaagataataaaaatatttaaaaataaagggAAAGGTTTAGAAGTAATTTTtataactaaatctaaaataCTTTCAATACATATTATAAAAAACAGCCTCTTTGCCATTCCAACTCCACCATGTCATTTGCCAATCAGATCAGAGTAGAAAATCAATGTTgaatttctcctttttttttttcttttttcctttaaatctaaagataatgaagttttttccttttgaaattCAAACATTAGTTGAAATAAAAGTATTTGAAATTCACAAGTGGCAAAAGCAATCTCTCTCTCAACCAAAAGAATTCCATGAAGGGGATCCCAAGCAGGCACATGATTCCCTAAAACCTGCCTTGACCAACTTTATGATGGAACCAccaaaaaattatatatatatatatatatatacatatgtattatattaat is drawn from Cucumis melo cultivar AY chromosome 11, USDA_Cmelo_AY_1.0, whole genome shotgun sequence and contains these coding sequences:
- the LOC103498946 gene encoding uncharacterized protein LOC103498946 yields the protein MDTRENVEIFNLFVRLLDGKTLALKLTSPSVDGHALKHRLFQTTGIPPNHQRLVSGIRQIENDSVLSCSGDPSGRFPTVHLLLRLLGGKGGFGSLLRGAATKAGQKKTNNFDACRDMSGRRLRHVNAEKRLEEWKAEEEERRLEKMAEEFLKKKAKVGKKGVGDSAAQKYVEKYREESARCVAEVEESVRDAVMKGKRKAGLMANGADAKKLKIWMGKRKVGESDSDDSDEDEAENEEESEKSVILNDGRSDLNKDAEGSSDSVNYGKAGDGSGGSSCESGSEEEKDMAALETMELVGSSSEKTIQSEQVDVVETNDQTTQSAVLPCSEAVAVSPHQEDEIVKQDEIANENVSANHQDISNPNSCEIIEDLSTLPEPNGPPVSKLSDHDETTATVSNSEIPLNFDGFSSAAEMEVLGLERLKSELQARGLKCGGTLQERAARLFLLKSTPLDKLPKKLLARK